The sequence GTGCGGCTCCGGCAGAGTGAAGACCTCGTCGAATGTGCGGTTGAATTTGGTCGCGATATCCCGCGCGATCTCGACATGCTGCTTCTGATCACGGCCCACGGGCACCACATTCGTCTGGTAGAGCAGAATATCCGCCGCCATGAGCACGGGGTACGTGAAGAGCCCTGCGGAAGCCGCGATGCCCTGACTCACCTTGTCTTTGTAGCTCACGGCCCGCTCCAGAAGCCCCATCGGCGTCACGGTGGAGAGAATCCACAGGAGTTCCGTGTGCTCCGGAATCTTCGACTGCTCGAAGATCACCGCTTTCTCGGGATCGAATCCGCAGGCAAGGTAGTCAAGCACGATATCTTCGCGCGCCTGCTTGAGTTTTTCGGCGTCCTGCATCGTCGTGAGCGCGTGCAGGTCGGCGATGAAGAAAAAACTCTCATCTGATTTCTGCGCCCACTCCAGATTCGGCTTGATGGATCCGAAGTAGTTACCGAGATGGAGCTGACCGGAAGGTTGGATGCCCGAAAGAACTCTCATGGAAGAAGTGTAGCAGAGAAGGACAGGAAAAGACGAAGGACGAAGGACTAAGGACAAAAAGGAATATGAAGTGATCGGCAGCACAAAAAAGAACCCTTCGTCCTTAGTCCTTTTCCTTTAGTCCTCACACTCAGTTCTCTTACAGATTTCTCAACCGCTTTAACACCCCTTCAAATACCCTTGGCACAGGGGCTTCGATCGTCATCTGCTGCCCCGTCACCGGATGCGGGAACGAGAGAGATGCAGCGTGCAGAAAGAACCGCCGCAGGTGAAACTCCCGCGTGAAGACCCGGTTGGCCGCTTTGGTGCCATACTCCTCGTCCAAGAGGAGCGGATAGCCGATACTCGCGAAGTGGCGCCGGATCTGGTGGTGGCGGCCCGTTTCGATTTCCGCTTCCACGAAACTGGAACGTGCAAAGACATCGAGAACCCGATACGTCGTCACCGCGGGAACGTTCCCCTCCCCGCGCGCAGGAAGCGGAGTGCGGATGACACCCGTCTGCCGCGGCAGGCGTCCGGCGACGAGCGTGCGGTAGGTCTTGCGCCAGCCGCGGAATTTGGATTGGATCACTGCTTCGGCCACCCGCTTCGTCCGCGCGAAGAGGACAACACCCGATGTTTCAAAATCGAGGCGGTGCAGAGCCCTGAGACCGGGGTAATCCTTCCGCAAAAAATCGAGGAGCGACAGCGTATCTGATGTGCCGGAGCCAGCTACGACCAGTTCCCCGGAAAGCTTATTCACGGCGAGCAGGGAATCGTCACTGAAAAGGATGCGTCGACGGTCGATCATGATGGGTAGCCTAGCACTTAATGCGCCGCGAGTTCCGCTGCGAGGTCGGGAGCAGTTGTTTCCGGTTCACCATCTTTCACGTCACCATCAATGTAGCTCTCTAATCCGAGCCTCTTCAATTTCTCACGATTCTCTTCGCTGATAAAACCGCAGTGAATCTTCACCTCATAGGCGAATCTTCCCACTTCGTGAGACTGAGGAGCACCGGCTCCGCCATTTTCCAGACGAGCAAGGCGGCCTGTAAGTTCTTCCTGGAGTGACGGCATGG is a genomic window of Candidatus Peribacter riflensis containing:
- a CDS encoding tryptophanyl-tRNA synthetase, which encodes MRVLSGIQPSGQLHLGNYFGSIKPNLEWAQKSDESFFFIADLHALTTMQDAEKLKQAREDIVLDYLACGFDPEKAVIFEQSKIPEHTELLWILSTVTPMGLLERAVSYKDKVSQGIAASAGLFTYPVLMAADILLYQTNVVPVGRDQKQHVEIARDIATKFNRTFDEVFTLPEPHIRAEVATVPGTDGRKMSKSYGNTIPLFAEESQVKKAIMGIQTDSKGMTDPKDPDTCPIFQIHRLFLGKKEAEALAGEYRAGLSYADGKKRLLQAFMDVFGPLRTRRAALKPREIAAVLEQGNARARVIAAETMQRVRKAVGLL
- a CDS encoding 23S rRNA pseudouridine955/2504/2580 synthase; this translates as MIDRRRILFSDDSLLAVNKLSGELVVAGSGTSDTLSLLDFLRKDYPGLRALHRLDFETSGVVLFARTKRVAEAVIQSKFRGWRKTYRTLVAGRLPRQTGVIRTPLPARGEGNVPAVTTYRVLDVFARSSFVEAEIETGRHHQIRRHFASIGYPLLLDEEYGTKAANRVFTREFHLRRFFLHAASLSFPHPVTGQQMTIEAPVPRVFEGVLKRLRNL